The following are encoded together in the Kribbella sp. CA-293567 genome:
- a CDS encoding MMPL family transporter: MSRGSMTVRVARWSATHPWRAIGLWMLLVVVAVGLMIAVPKQATKAEDTWTGQSGTASELIRAAGLEDKPGETVLLTDPDGPLDRAAATTAFAQLQQKLAAVDAVDTVGEPIWAENGKAALLPVTLKGNADDAADNVDKVLAATSEVQQANPSLTIAQAGEASLDQGIWKQVGADLARAEKISLPLTFVLMLLAFGALIAAGIPVLLAFSAVGAALGFYAPLSYLFPDGGSVANVVLLIGMAVGVDYSLFYLKREREERQRGRSTVDAVEIAAATSGHSVVVSGLAVIVSMAGLYVAQDPVFSSMATATIVVVAVAVLGSLTVLPALLVKLGHRVDRPRVPLLWRLNRRIGPGGISRRLLAPVLRFPKVALGLSIVAVVALAVPALGMKTEPGGLSTLPQSIPEVRTMTALQQNFPSEGMSYDVVAKGNDAVTGLTEVRRAAVASKEFVVTPGSEIRQAGDTAVLTLVSVRPDTSEDARAALDRLRDDVVPSALSSVQWAVGGQSAQSVDYGQHQRDQLPYVIAFVLVLTLVMMAATFRSLAIAVVTTLLNLASVAACFGVLSLVFQHTWAEGLLDFTSPGFVVSWIPVFLFVILVGLSMDYHVFVLGRIREGVQAGLSPREAVRKGITESAGVVTSAAAVMVSVFAVFATLGMMEMKQMGVGLAVAVLIDATLVRIVMLPSILVLLGRFAWWPNKLSAARPAATDDRELVSV; encoded by the coding sequence ATGAGCAGGGGATCGATGACGGTGCGCGTCGCGCGCTGGAGTGCAACCCATCCGTGGCGCGCGATCGGCCTTTGGATGTTGCTGGTCGTCGTCGCGGTCGGCTTGATGATCGCGGTACCGAAACAGGCCACCAAGGCCGAGGACACCTGGACGGGCCAGTCCGGTACGGCGTCCGAGCTGATCCGCGCGGCCGGGCTGGAGGACAAGCCGGGTGAGACGGTCCTGCTGACCGACCCCGACGGTCCGCTCGACCGGGCGGCCGCCACGACGGCCTTCGCGCAGCTCCAGCAGAAGCTGGCCGCTGTCGATGCGGTCGACACGGTGGGGGAGCCGATCTGGGCGGAGAACGGCAAGGCAGCGCTGCTGCCGGTCACGTTGAAGGGCAACGCCGACGATGCCGCCGACAACGTCGACAAGGTGCTCGCGGCAACCAGTGAGGTACAGCAGGCCAATCCGTCGCTGACCATCGCCCAGGCCGGTGAAGCCTCACTGGACCAGGGCATCTGGAAGCAGGTGGGGGCCGACCTGGCCCGGGCCGAGAAGATCAGCCTGCCGCTCACCTTCGTCCTGATGCTGCTCGCCTTCGGCGCGCTGATCGCGGCCGGAATCCCTGTCCTGCTGGCCTTCTCGGCGGTCGGCGCCGCGCTCGGCTTCTACGCGCCACTGTCCTACCTGTTCCCTGACGGCGGCTCCGTGGCGAACGTCGTGCTGCTGATCGGCATGGCCGTCGGCGTCGACTACTCGTTGTTCTATCTGAAGCGCGAACGGGAGGAGCGGCAGCGCGGTCGCAGTACGGTCGACGCGGTCGAGATCGCGGCGGCCACGTCGGGGCACTCGGTGGTTGTCTCGGGCCTTGCGGTGATCGTGTCGATGGCAGGCCTGTACGTCGCGCAGGACCCGGTCTTCTCCTCGATGGCCACGGCAACGATCGTCGTCGTGGCGGTGGCGGTGCTCGGATCCCTCACGGTGCTGCCGGCGCTGCTGGTCAAGCTCGGCCACCGGGTCGATCGCCCGCGCGTTCCGCTGCTCTGGCGGCTCAACCGCCGGATCGGTCCGGGCGGTATCAGCCGACGGCTGCTGGCCCCGGTACTGCGCTTCCCCAAGGTCGCGCTGGGTCTCTCGATCGTCGCGGTGGTGGCGCTCGCGGTACCGGCGCTGGGGATGAAGACCGAGCCGGGTGGGTTGAGCACGTTGCCGCAGAGCATCCCCGAGGTGCGCACGATGACCGCGCTGCAGCAGAACTTCCCGTCCGAGGGGATGTCCTACGATGTGGTTGCCAAAGGCAATGATGCGGTGACCGGGCTGACCGAGGTAAGGCGGGCAGCGGTGGCGAGCAAGGAGTTCGTGGTGACGCCGGGAAGTGAGATCCGGCAGGCCGGTGACACCGCGGTACTGACGCTGGTGTCGGTTCGTCCGGACACGAGTGAGGACGCCCGGGCGGCGCTGGACCGGTTGCGTGACGACGTGGTGCCGTCGGCGCTGAGCTCGGTCCAATGGGCGGTCGGCGGGCAGTCGGCGCAGTCTGTCGACTACGGGCAGCACCAGCGCGACCAACTGCCCTACGTGATCGCCTTCGTGCTGGTCCTGACCCTGGTGATGATGGCGGCCACCTTCCGCAGCCTGGCGATCGCCGTCGTCACGACGCTGCTGAACCTGGCCTCGGTGGCGGCCTGCTTCGGTGTGCTGTCGCTGGTCTTCCAGCACACCTGGGCCGAGGGCCTGCTGGACTTCACCTCACCCGGCTTCGTGGTGTCGTGGATTCCGGTGTTCCTGTTCGTCATCCTGGTCGGACTGTCGATGGACTACCACGTGTTCGTCCTCGGCCGGATCCGCGAAGGCGTGCAGGCCGGCTTGTCGCCGCGGGAGGCGGTGCGCAAGGGGATCACCGAGTCGGCCGGGGTGGTGACCAGTGCGGCGGCCGTGATGGTCTCGGTGTTCGCCGTCTTCGCGACGCTGGGAATGATGGAGATGAAGCAGATGGGGGTCGGGCTGGCGGTCGCGGTCCTGATCGACGCGACGCTGGTACGGATCGTGATGCTGCCGTCCATCCTGGTGCTGCTCGGCCGGTTCGCCTGGTGGCCGAACAAGTTGTCCGCTGCCCGGCCGGCGGCGACGGACGACCGGGAACTGGTCTCCGTCTGA
- a CDS encoding GlxA family transcriptional regulator, whose amino-acid sequence MPTKVVFLLLPKLHLLDLAGPAQVFSTANDLGYGYELSYLAETQEIVTAQGVPMRAQLEWPELRSSDLVVVPGWRSPRLTPTPPLSATTKQRLRTHHAAGGSIASVCSGADALGAAGLLDGRRYTTHHDLTDELAARYPKATMVRDVLYVEDERVITSAGIASGIDLALHLVAVARGAEVAARIAREMVVYARRNGDEPQKSAMLRHRGHLSDLAHRVQDVIDSRYAEQLRLADLARGVGVSERTLTRIFTQATGLTPLRYQQLLRLERAEHLIGHGSTVEAAARAVGFEDARMLRRLRSRPLTDSEPVAG is encoded by the coding sequence ATGCCTACCAAGGTCGTCTTCCTCCTGCTGCCGAAACTCCACCTGCTGGACCTCGCCGGTCCAGCCCAGGTGTTCTCGACCGCGAACGACCTCGGGTACGGCTACGAACTGAGCTATCTGGCCGAGACCCAGGAGATCGTCACCGCGCAGGGAGTGCCGATGAGGGCTCAGCTGGAGTGGCCGGAGTTGCGGTCGAGCGACCTCGTCGTGGTACCGGGCTGGCGGTCACCGCGGCTGACGCCGACCCCACCACTCTCGGCAACCACCAAGCAACGGCTGCGGACCCATCACGCGGCAGGCGGGTCGATCGCGAGTGTCTGCTCGGGGGCAGACGCTCTTGGTGCCGCCGGCCTGCTCGACGGCCGCCGCTACACCACACATCACGACCTGACCGACGAACTCGCCGCGCGGTACCCGAAGGCCACCATGGTCCGCGACGTCCTGTACGTCGAGGACGAACGCGTCATCACCTCGGCCGGAATCGCCAGCGGGATCGACCTGGCGCTGCATCTCGTCGCGGTCGCGCGAGGCGCCGAGGTGGCGGCCAGGATCGCGCGGGAGATGGTCGTCTACGCCCGCCGCAACGGTGACGAGCCGCAAAAGAGCGCGATGCTCCGCCACCGTGGCCACCTCAGCGACCTCGCGCACCGGGTCCAGGACGTCATCGACAGCCGGTACGCCGAACAGCTGCGGCTGGCCGACCTCGCCAGGGGAGTGGGCGTCAGCGAGCGGACGCTCACCCGCATCTTCACCCAGGCCACCGGGCTCACGCCGTTGCGCTACCAGCAACTGCTGAGGCTGGAGCGTGCCGAGCACCTGATCGGCCACGGCTCCACCGTCGAGGCGGCGGCCCGTGCCGTCGGTTTCGAGGACGCCCGGATGCTTCGCCGGCTTCGCTCCCGCCCACTCACCGACTCCGAGCCGGTCGCGGGGTAG
- a CDS encoding glycoside hydrolase family 3 N-terminal domain-containing protein → MPRWPGFRPPRRRTTLITVAALVTGLLPLGVAAQAAADDPEPTVLAAFEGAEPFASPPNPGIFGWGSDADDPPTMELQERADAPVGSKVLHGKYDISGWGGFSHDVTFDQNPGNWSAHKGIRFWWYGQNTAPLPPGSGKRIAFEIKDGGANAEASELWNTSFTDDWEGWHLVEIPFSELSYRGDYQPVGGIDQILNLTQMWGYAFTMPGGAPGEFAIDQVEVYGKADPALKASIVTDAGVYPVKEGGTAKVNISLSTTGGLPLDEPVTVEYRTGTGSAGTGDYSPVSGAFTFPAGTPSGASQVVKVITKRDTTAEVAETIPFELTVTGAKAPAVTPQVVVNAHDLPYLNAALPVQTRVADLLGRMTLAEKVGQMTQAERNALKAKSDIATYALGSLLSGGGSVPTPNTPAAWAAMIDSFQLNAQATRLQVPLIYGVDAVHGHNNVIGATILPHNIGIGATHDADLARKTGEVTATEVRATGIPWDFAPCVCVVRDDRWGRSYEGFSEDPALVKVMASVITGMQGKADGSELGQYKRVLASAKHYVGDGGTTYGSSGTGSYKIDQGITKVTQKQLEDIHLSPFQTSVDLGVGTVMPSYSSVEILDDNGGTVSPPLKMHGHDALINGTLKQKMGFEGFVISDWQAIDQLPGDYPSDIRTSINAGLDMIMVPTNYQGFTQGLTDEVTAGRVSQARIDDAVSRILVQKFRLGLFERPYSDPTRLGSVGSPAHRAVGREAAAKSQVLLKNDGNLLPLAPTAKVYVAGGNANDLGNQLGGWSISWQGGSGSTTTGTTILDGIKQVAPTATFSQDASAPTDGHDVGVVVVGEKPYAEGIGDVGNNGHTLGLNAGDKAAVEKVCAAMKCVVLVVSGRPQVIADQLGQINALVASWLPGTEGAGVADVLFGKRPFSGRLPVTWAKSEAQQPINVGDAAYDPQYPYGWGLTTQAAARENVSDTRRDLLRRAPADPNVVLAAAALDQALKVKDWSGPQATTALAALGQAGKYLQLTSVDTSNEDDAVVAGARWIAQDQIGQNLDEATSKLTADAEHLAFSGDLTNAIAKLTAAYNLK, encoded by the coding sequence ATGCCCAGGTGGCCTGGTTTCCGCCCGCCCAGACGACGTACGACTCTCATCACCGTGGCCGCGCTGGTGACCGGACTGCTGCCGCTCGGGGTCGCCGCGCAGGCGGCGGCCGACGACCCGGAGCCGACCGTGCTGGCCGCGTTCGAGGGGGCGGAGCCGTTCGCGTCGCCGCCGAACCCCGGCATCTTCGGCTGGGGCAGTGACGCCGACGACCCGCCCACGATGGAGCTGCAGGAGCGCGCCGACGCGCCGGTGGGCAGCAAGGTGCTGCACGGCAAGTACGACATCAGTGGCTGGGGAGGGTTCAGCCACGACGTGACCTTCGACCAGAACCCCGGGAACTGGTCGGCGCACAAGGGCATCCGGTTCTGGTGGTACGGGCAGAACACCGCCCCGCTGCCACCCGGCTCGGGCAAGCGGATCGCCTTCGAGATCAAGGACGGTGGCGCGAACGCCGAGGCGTCGGAGCTGTGGAACACCAGCTTCACCGACGACTGGGAAGGCTGGCACCTGGTCGAGATCCCGTTCAGCGAGCTCAGCTACCGCGGTGACTACCAGCCGGTCGGCGGGATCGACCAGATCCTCAACCTGACCCAGATGTGGGGCTACGCCTTCACCATGCCCGGCGGCGCTCCTGGTGAGTTCGCCATCGACCAGGTCGAGGTCTACGGCAAGGCCGACCCCGCCCTGAAGGCGAGCATCGTCACCGACGCCGGTGTCTACCCGGTCAAGGAGGGTGGCACGGCGAAGGTCAACATCAGCCTCTCCACCACCGGCGGACTGCCGCTGGACGAGCCGGTCACGGTCGAGTACCGCACGGGGACGGGCAGCGCCGGTACCGGCGACTACAGCCCGGTCTCCGGTGCCTTCACCTTCCCGGCCGGTACGCCGTCCGGCGCGTCGCAGGTGGTCAAGGTGATCACCAAACGCGACACCACGGCCGAGGTGGCCGAGACCATCCCGTTCGAGCTCACGGTCACCGGCGCGAAGGCTCCGGCCGTCACTCCGCAGGTGGTGGTCAACGCGCACGACCTGCCGTACCTGAACGCCGCCCTGCCCGTGCAGACCAGGGTGGCGGACCTGCTCGGCCGGATGACGCTGGCCGAGAAGGTCGGCCAGATGACCCAGGCCGAGCGGAACGCGCTGAAGGCGAAGAGCGACATCGCGACGTACGCGCTGGGTTCGCTGCTGTCCGGTGGCGGCTCGGTGCCGACCCCGAACACCCCGGCCGCCTGGGCCGCGATGATCGACAGCTTCCAGCTCAACGCGCAGGCGACCCGCCTGCAGGTACCGCTGATCTACGGCGTCGACGCGGTGCACGGCCACAACAACGTGATCGGCGCGACGATCCTGCCGCACAACATCGGGATCGGCGCGACCCACGACGCCGACCTGGCCCGCAAGACCGGTGAGGTGACCGCGACCGAGGTCCGGGCCACCGGTATCCCGTGGGACTTCGCTCCCTGCGTCTGTGTGGTCCGCGACGACCGCTGGGGCCGCTCGTACGAGGGCTTCAGCGAGGACCCCGCGCTGGTGAAGGTGATGGCCAGTGTCATCACCGGCATGCAGGGCAAGGCCGACGGCAGCGAGCTGGGTCAGTACAAGCGCGTGCTGGCCTCCGCCAAGCACTACGTCGGCGACGGCGGTACGACGTACGGGTCGTCGGGCACCGGCAGCTACAAGATCGACCAGGGCATCACCAAGGTGACCCAGAAGCAGCTCGAGGACATCCACCTGTCGCCGTTCCAGACCTCGGTCGACCTCGGCGTCGGCACCGTGATGCCGTCGTACTCGAGCGTCGAGATCCTGGACGACAACGGCGGGACCGTCAGCCCGCCGCTGAAGATGCACGGTCACGACGCGCTGATCAACGGCACCCTCAAGCAGAAGATGGGCTTCGAGGGCTTCGTGATCAGCGACTGGCAGGCGATCGACCAGCTGCCCGGTGACTACCCGAGCGACATCCGGACCTCGATCAACGCCGGTCTGGACATGATCATGGTGCCGACCAACTACCAGGGCTTCACCCAGGGCCTGACCGACGAGGTCACCGCCGGCCGGGTCAGCCAGGCCCGGATCGACGACGCGGTCAGCCGGATCCTGGTGCAGAAGTTCCGGCTCGGCCTGTTCGAGCGCCCGTACTCCGACCCGACCCGGCTCGGCTCGGTCGGTTCGCCGGCCCACCGCGCGGTCGGCCGGGAGGCCGCGGCCAAGTCGCAGGTGCTGCTGAAGAACGACGGCAACCTGTTGCCGCTGGCACCGACCGCGAAGGTCTACGTGGCCGGTGGCAACGCCAACGACCTGGGCAACCAGCTCGGCGGCTGGTCGATCAGCTGGCAGGGTGGCTCCGGCAGCACCACCACCGGTACGACGATCCTGGACGGCATCAAGCAGGTGGCCCCGACCGCGACGTTCAGCCAGGACGCCTCGGCACCGACCGACGGGCACGACGTCGGGGTGGTCGTCGTCGGCGAGAAGCCGTACGCCGAGGGCATCGGTGACGTCGGCAACAACGGCCACACGCTCGGCCTGAACGCCGGCGACAAAGCCGCCGTGGAGAAGGTCTGCGCGGCGATGAAGTGTGTCGTGCTGGTGGTCTCCGGCCGCCCGCAGGTGATCGCCGACCAGCTCGGTCAGATCAACGCGCTGGTCGCGTCCTGGCTGCCGGGCACCGAGGGCGCCGGCGTGGCCGACGTCCTGTTCGGCAAGCGCCCGTTCAGCGGCCGCCTGCCGGTCACCTGGGCGAAGTCGGAGGCACAGCAGCCGATCAACGTCGGCGACGCGGCGTACGACCCGCAGTACCCGTACGGCTGGGGTCTGACCACCCAGGCCGCCGCCCGCGAGAACGTCTCCGACACCAGGAGGGACCTGCTGCGCCGGGCGCCGGCGGACCCGAACGTCGTGCTCGCCGCCGCTGCGCTCGACCAGGCGCTGAAGGTGAAGGACTGGTCCGGGCCGCAGGCAACGACCGCGCTGGCCGCACTCGGCCAGGCAGGCAAGTACCTGCAGCTGACCTCGGTGGACACCTCCAACGAGGACGACGCCGTCGTCGCCGGAGCTCGCTGGATCGCCCAGGACCAGATCGGCCAGAACCTCGACGAGGCCACGTCGAAGCTCACCGCCGACGCGGAGCACCTGGCCTTCAGCGGTGACCTCACCAACGCGATCGCCAAGCTGACGGCCGCGTACAACCTGAAGTAA
- a CDS encoding lytic transglycosylase domain-containing protein, whose protein sequence is MAKGKRRALGGGGWRQVAPLIPLALFASAFTVSATDDPAVATASLEQGVSKNNPVVVPKTPIGDPANVPVPGLVGHGVDPGEQPTQVVSGLSRNGIPTVALKAYSRAQQVLAQADPACQLPWTLVAAIGRVESNHGRFGGNSLMTDGVATPGILGPRLDGTSTARITDSDGGKLDGDAAYDRAVGPMQFIPQTWQSMGVDGDGDGVKNPQDIDDAAMSTAVYLCSGNGNLSKASDLNAAVLRYNHSQQYVDLVVSIAKAYAGGSWIAVGNGTESDGQGVDRAGGQIDDPAVDAPADDNLPQAVDLPLYPGASKPTPTPSVVQGGDGKPTTSPTKRPPATKPSTPGTTKPPTTTKPSTPPTTTKPPATQPPAVPPVVAPVVAKLQTSVGLIVGTVGSTLTELTRATTYCQAEMAKVTITRPTQDQLQKCVTAFQTGGVKAVDQVIRNLLSLLGLLGVLGGGILGN, encoded by the coding sequence ATGGCGAAAGGCAAGCGTCGCGCTCTGGGCGGAGGCGGGTGGCGTCAGGTGGCGCCGCTGATTCCGCTGGCGCTGTTCGCGAGCGCGTTCACCGTCAGTGCCACCGACGATCCGGCGGTCGCGACAGCGTCGCTGGAGCAGGGTGTCTCCAAGAACAACCCGGTGGTCGTGCCGAAGACCCCGATCGGCGACCCGGCGAACGTGCCGGTCCCCGGCTTGGTCGGCCACGGCGTCGATCCCGGCGAGCAGCCGACCCAGGTGGTCTCCGGCCTGTCCCGCAACGGCATTCCCACCGTCGCGCTGAAGGCGTACTCGCGAGCCCAGCAGGTGCTGGCGCAGGCCGATCCGGCCTGCCAGCTGCCGTGGACCCTGGTCGCCGCGATCGGCCGGGTCGAGTCGAACCACGGCCGCTTCGGCGGCAACTCGCTGATGACCGACGGCGTCGCCACCCCCGGCATCCTCGGCCCACGGCTGGACGGCACGAGCACTGCCCGGATCACCGACTCCGACGGCGGCAAGCTGGACGGCGACGCCGCCTACGACCGTGCGGTCGGGCCGATGCAGTTCATTCCGCAGACCTGGCAGTCGATGGGCGTCGACGGTGACGGCGACGGGGTGAAGAACCCGCAGGACATCGACGACGCGGCCATGTCGACGGCCGTCTACCTGTGCTCCGGCAACGGCAACCTGTCCAAGGCCTCGGACCTCAACGCCGCCGTACTGCGCTACAACCACTCCCAGCAGTACGTCGATCTCGTGGTCAGCATCGCCAAGGCGTACGCCGGTGGCAGCTGGATCGCCGTCGGCAACGGCACCGAGAGCGACGGCCAGGGCGTGGACCGGGCCGGCGGCCAGATCGACGATCCGGCCGTGGACGCGCCCGCCGACGACAACCTGCCGCAGGCGGTCGACCTGCCGCTCTATCCGGGCGCGAGCAAGCCGACCCCGACCCCGAGCGTGGTGCAGGGCGGCGACGGCAAACCGACGACCAGCCCGACCAAGCGGCCGCCGGCAACGAAGCCGAGCACGCCCGGCACCACCAAGCCGCCGACCACGACCAAGCCCAGCACTCCGCCGACCACCACCAAGCCCCCGGCGACCCAGCCGCCCGCCGTTCCGCCGGTGGTCGCGCCAGTGGTCGCGAAGCTGCAGACCTCGGTCGGCCTGATCGTCGGCACCGTCGGCAGCACCCTGACCGAGCTGACCAGGGCCACCACCTACTGCCAGGCGGAGATGGCGAAGGTGACGATCACCCGACCGACCCAGGACCAGTTGCAGAAGTGCGTGACCGCGTTCCAGACCGGCGGCGTCAAGGCCGTCGATCAGGTGATCCGCAACCTGCTCTCGCTGCTCGGCCTGCTCGGAGTCCTCGGCGGCGGAATCCTCGGCAACTGA
- a CDS encoding LLM class F420-dependent oxidoreductase yields MTTRFGLFVPQGWKMDLAGFSDPIEQWEAMTAVAKKADEGSWDSIWLFDHFHTVPEPSTESTFECWTATAALARDTQRVNIGQMVGCNGYRNPALYAKIASTVDVASHGRLYAGLGAGWYEHEWKAYGYEWPELKDRMGAFREATEIIYKMWTEDEPVFDGKYYSIDKPINEPKGVRKPHPSLWIGGGGPNVTLKLVAKYADAANIGGGDPDVIREKTAILKGHCEAIGRDYDQIIKSTGINAFPIDQGDDPVRATAKALGPMDRDKFDRDNLIGTDDEIANKVEAALEAGADYVIFYVPGVAYDLDLVSRMEQITQRFA; encoded by the coding sequence ATGACTACACGGTTTGGATTGTTCGTTCCGCAGGGCTGGAAGATGGATCTCGCCGGGTTCAGTGACCCGATCGAGCAGTGGGAGGCGATGACGGCCGTCGCGAAGAAGGCCGACGAGGGGTCCTGGGACTCGATCTGGTTGTTCGACCACTTCCACACGGTGCCGGAGCCGAGCACCGAGAGCACCTTCGAGTGCTGGACCGCGACGGCGGCGCTGGCCCGCGACACCCAGCGGGTGAACATCGGCCAGATGGTCGGTTGCAACGGCTACCGCAACCCGGCGCTCTACGCGAAGATCGCCTCCACCGTCGACGTCGCCAGCCACGGCCGCCTGTACGCCGGGCTGGGCGCGGGCTGGTACGAGCACGAGTGGAAGGCCTACGGGTACGAGTGGCCCGAGCTGAAGGACCGGATGGGCGCCTTCCGCGAGGCCACCGAGATCATCTACAAGATGTGGACCGAGGACGAGCCGGTCTTCGACGGCAAGTACTACTCGATCGACAAGCCGATCAACGAGCCGAAGGGGGTGCGCAAGCCGCACCCGAGCCTCTGGATCGGTGGCGGCGGCCCGAACGTCACGCTGAAACTGGTCGCGAAGTACGCCGACGCGGCCAACATCGGCGGCGGCGACCCCGACGTGATCCGGGAGAAGACCGCGATCCTGAAGGGGCACTGCGAGGCGATCGGCCGCGACTACGACCAGATCATCAAGTCCACCGGGATCAACGCGTTCCCGATCGACCAGGGCGACGACCCGGTCAGGGCGACCGCGAAGGCGCTCGGCCCGATGGACCGGGACAAGTTCGACCGGGACAACCTGATCGGTACCGACGACGAGATCGCGAACAAGGTCGAGGCGGCCCTCGAGGCCGGCGCCGACTACGTCATCTTCTACGTCCCCGGCGTCGCCTACGACCTCGACCTGGTCAGCCGGATGGAGCAGATCACCCAGCGCTTCGCCTGA
- a CDS encoding histidine phosphatase family protein: MTETTVVHLMRHGEVHNPAGVLYGRIPDYHLSELGRRMADRVAEHVAGRDIVHLVSSPLERAQETMEPIAKAFGLTPDIDERVIEAANQFEGKKFGVGDGALRQPSAWWLLRNPWKPSWGEPYGQLVRRMRDAIETARQKAAGHEALIVSHQLPIWIVRSAIENRRMLHDPRKRQCSLASLTSFTFHGDSIVSVGYAEPAKDLLPVKDPKKFAGGA; this comes from the coding sequence GTGACCGAAACGACGGTCGTGCACCTGATGCGTCACGGCGAGGTGCACAACCCGGCCGGCGTGCTCTACGGCCGGATCCCCGACTACCACCTGTCCGAGCTCGGCCGCCGGATGGCCGACCGGGTCGCCGAGCACGTGGCCGGCCGCGACATCGTGCACCTGGTCAGCTCGCCGCTGGAGCGGGCCCAGGAGACGATGGAGCCGATCGCCAAGGCGTTCGGGCTGACCCCGGACATCGACGAGCGGGTGATCGAGGCGGCGAACCAGTTCGAGGGCAAGAAGTTCGGTGTCGGCGACGGCGCGCTGCGCCAGCCGAGCGCCTGGTGGCTGCTGCGGAACCCGTGGAAGCCGTCCTGGGGCGAGCCCTACGGCCAGCTGGTCCGCCGGATGCGCGACGCGATCGAGACCGCCCGGCAGAAGGCGGCCGGGCACGAGGCACTGATCGTCTCCCACCAGCTGCCGATCTGGATCGTCCGGTCCGCGATCGAGAACCGCCGGATGCTGCACGACCCGCGCAAACGGCAGTGCAGCCTGGCCAGCCTGACCTCGTTCACCTTCCACGGCGACTCGATCGTCTCGGTCGGCTATGCCGAACCCGCCAAGGACCTGCTGCCGGTGAAGGACCCGAAGAAGTTCGCGGGCGGCGCGTGA
- the hemL gene encoding glutamate-1-semialdehyde 2,1-aminomutase, with the protein MAAVPDNTKLSASLFDRASAVTPGGVNSPVRAFRAVGGTPRFMASGDGCHIIDVDGNTYVDLVSSWGPMLLGHAHPEVTAAVQAAVGRGTSYGTPTQPEVELGEEIVARTPVDKVRLVSSGTEATMSALRLARGATGRAKIVKFAGCYHGHVDALLAQAGSGVITLGIPGTPGVTEATTADTIVLPYNDQAAVTEAFAQYGDQIAAVITEASPGNMGVVPPADNFNAFLARTCKDNGALFISDEVMTGFRITRSGWYGVDGVVPDLMTFGKVMGGGFPAAAFGGRADLMAHLAPEGSVYQAGTLSGNPIATTAGLTTLRLATDEVYAKLDRTSATIQRLVSTALDQAGVPYVIQNAGNLFSVFFVDPTEGSGPIRDFAGAGAQVLPRFAAFFHAMLDNGVYLPPSAFEAWFVSAAIDDDALAQLETALASAARAAAAVEN; encoded by the coding sequence ATGGCGGCCGTGCCCGACAACACCAAGCTTTCCGCCAGCCTGTTCGATCGAGCCTCCGCCGTCACGCCGGGCGGGGTGAACTCCCCGGTCCGCGCCTTCCGCGCCGTCGGCGGGACACCGCGGTTCATGGCCTCCGGTGACGGATGTCACATCATCGATGTCGACGGCAACACTTATGTCGACCTGGTCAGCTCCTGGGGACCGATGCTGCTCGGTCACGCGCACCCGGAGGTGACGGCCGCCGTCCAAGCCGCGGTCGGCCGCGGTACGTCGTACGGGACACCGACGCAGCCCGAGGTCGAGCTGGGCGAGGAGATCGTCGCCCGTACGCCGGTCGACAAGGTGCGGCTGGTCTCCTCCGGGACCGAGGCCACCATGTCGGCGCTGCGGCTGGCCCGCGGAGCCACCGGCCGGGCGAAGATCGTGAAGTTCGCCGGCTGTTACCACGGTCACGTCGACGCGCTGCTGGCCCAAGCCGGCTCGGGCGTCATCACCCTGGGCATCCCCGGTACGCCGGGAGTCACCGAGGCGACCACCGCCGACACGATCGTGCTGCCCTACAACGACCAGGCGGCCGTCACCGAAGCCTTCGCCCAGTACGGCGACCAGATCGCCGCGGTGATCACCGAGGCCTCGCCGGGCAACATGGGGGTCGTCCCGCCGGCCGACAACTTCAACGCCTTCCTGGCCAGGACCTGCAAGGACAACGGCGCCCTGTTCATCTCCGACGAGGTGATGACCGGCTTCCGGATCACCAGGTCCGGCTGGTACGGCGTCGACGGCGTCGTCCCCGACCTGATGACCTTCGGCAAGGTGATGGGCGGCGGCTTCCCCGCTGCGGCGTTCGGCGGCCGGGCCGACCTGATGGCCCACCTGGCGCCGGAAGGATCGGTCTACCAGGCCGGCACCCTGTCCGGGAACCCGATCGCGACCACGGCCGGCCTGACCACGCTCCGGCTGGCGACCGACGAGGTCTACGCCAAGCTCGACCGGACCTCGGCCACCATCCAGCGGCTGGTCTCGACCGCGCTGGACCAGGCGGGTGTGCCGTACGTCATCCAGAACGCCGGGAACCTCTTCAGCGTCTTCTTCGTGGACCCGACGGAGGGTTCCGGACCGATCCGGGACTTCGCCGGGGCGGGTGCCCAGGTGCTGCCCCGGTTCGCTGCTTTCTTCCATGCCATGCTGGACAACGGCGTCTACCTGCCGCCGAGCGCCTTCGAGGCCTGGTTCGTGAGCGCCGCGATCGACGACGACGCTCTCGCCCAGCTCGAGACCGCACTGGCGTCCGCTGCCCGCGCAGCCGCCGCCGTAGAGAACTGA